In the genome of Tripterygium wilfordii isolate XIE 37 chromosome 19, ASM1340144v1, whole genome shotgun sequence, one region contains:
- the LOC119985947 gene encoding heterogeneous nuclear ribonucleoprotein 1-like, with product MGSKSRNDNPHSGDGASPGKIFIGGLAKDTTYATFNKHFGKYGEITDSVIMKDRYTGQPRGFGFITYADPSVVDKVIEDTHIINGKQVEIKRTIPKGQGQSKDFKTKKIFVGGIPSSVTEDEFRNFFSKHGKVVEHQIIRDHETNRSRGFGFIIFESEEVVDDILSNGNMIDMAGTQVEIKKAEPKKSSNPTPSSGYGSNSRARSFNDGYGGFGGSYGGFDGGFGPGPYRTPGGLGSRLGGGYGYGSGGGEFGGGYGGFGGSSLGSYRGESSLGYSGRFGAYGSGFGGGYGGSGLGAYGRGGEGYGSYGSSGYGGGYESAPGPSYGGAGGLYGRGGYSSNSRYHPYAR from the exons ATGGGTTCGAAGTCGAGGAACGACAATCCACACTCCGGCGACGGTGCTAGCCCTGG GAAAATTTTTATTGGGGGATTAGCTAAAGACACAACATATG CTACGTTTAACAAGCATTTTGGGAAATACGGTGAGATAACTGATTCAGTGATAATGAAAGATCGGTACACTGGACAGCCCAGGGGTTTTGGATTTATTACATATGCTGATCCTTCAGTTGTGGACAAGGTCATCGAAGACACTCATATCATCAATGGCAAGCAG GTTGAGATTAAAAGAACCATTCCCAAGGGTCAAGGACAGTCAAAGGATTTCAAGACAAAGAAGATATTTGTTGGTGGGATCCCATCGTCGGTAACTGAAG ATGAATTCAGAAATTTCTTCTCCAAGCATGGCAAAGTGGTTGAGCACCAGATCATACGTGATCATGAGACCAACCGTTCTCGTGGCTTTGGGTTTATAATTTTTGAGAGCGAAGAAGTTGTAGATGATATATTATCCAATGGAAATATGATTGATATGGCGGGTACTCAG GTGGAGATCAAGAAAGCTGAACCAAAGAAATCATCGAACCCAACTCCTTCTTCTGGATATGGTAGCAACTCTAGGGCTCGTTCTTTCAATGATGGATATGGTGGATTCGGGGGTTCTTATGGGGGTTTTGATGGGGGTTTTGGCCCTGGCCCCTATAGAACTCCTGGAGGTCTTGGTAGTAGGCTTGGTGGCGGTTATGGGTATGGTAGCGGTGGTGGCGAATTTGGCGGGGGCTATGGAGGTTTTGGAGGCAGTAGCTTAGGAAGTTACCGAGGTGAATCTTCCCTTGGTTATTCTGGTCGCTTTGGAGCCTATGGTAGTGGGTTTGGTGGGGGTTATGGTGGAAGTGGTTTAGGTGCATATGGCAGAGGAGGCGAAGGCTATGGCAGTTATGGAAGTTCAGGCTACGGTGGCGGTTATGAATCTGCTCCAGGTCCTAGTTATGGTGGAGCAGGTGGGCTTTATGGAAGAGGAGGCTATAGTAGCAATAGTCGGTATCATCCCTATGCCAGATAG
- the LOC119985944 gene encoding oligopeptide transporter 1-like — protein sequence MASSLEIAAPDRSQSEFEKKVDEENDNPIEEVRLTVPITDDPSEPALTFRTWVLGMISCCLLAFINQFFTYRQNQLYVGSVTVQIVVLPVGKLMARTLPKKKFQVPFTNWSCSMNPGPFSKKEHVLITIFAGCGASGVYAVNIITIVMAFYHRNLHIIAALLLAQTTQLLGYGWAGIFRKYLVDSPYMWWPTNLVQVSLFRALHEKEKRAKGGHTRLQFFLAVFVFSFAYYLIPAYLFPSISAVSFVCLIWKNSITAQQIGSGLKGMGWGSFGLDWSTIAGFLGSPLATPFFAIANILGGFALFLWVLVPIAYYLNLFEAKRFPIFSNKTFDSTGQIYNITRVLNPQTFEIDRNAYNNYSKLYLSVMFAFVYGLSFATLTASISHVALFDGKTIWKMWKKTASKDGKNGDVHTRLMKKNYKAVPQWWFQVILIASMGLALFACEGFGKQLQLPWWGLLFSCFIAFFFTLPIGIIQATTNVQPGLNVITELIIGYLYPGRPLANVTFKTYGYISMTQALGFVQDFKLGHYMKIPPRSMFIVQLVGTIASSSVYFGTAWWLLSSVKHICDPSQLPEGSPWTCPGDDVFYNASIIWGVVGPLRMFANLGFYPQMNWFFLVGLLAPVPVWWLSRKFPEKRWIRLIHMPIILGATGGMPPARAVHYIMWGAVGIIFNFYIYRKYKGWWAKHNYILSAALDAGVGFMGVALYVTLQSKDIFGPGWWGLEASDHCPLASCPTAPGIKVKGCPVF from the exons atggcaaGTTCTCTGGAGATTGCCGCCCCAGACAGGAGCCAATCTGAATTCGAGAAAAAGG TGGATGAGGAGAACGACAATCCAATTGAGGAAGTGAGGCTCACTGTTCCAATAACAGATGACCCCTCAGAACCAGCTTTAACATTCAGAACATGGGTTCTTGGAATGATATCTTGCTGCCTTCTTGCTTTCATAAACCAATTCTTTACGTATCGCCAAAATCAGTTGTACGTTGGTTCAGTTACAGTTCAAATTGTTGTCCTCCCAGTTGGAAAGCTGATGGCAAGAACTCTTCCGAAAAAGAAATTCCAAGTCCCTTTCACAAACTGGTCTTGTTCGATGAATCCCGGGCCGTTTAGTAAGAAAGAGCATGTATTGATCACTATTTTTGCTGGCTGTGGAGCAAGTGGTGTCTATGCAGTAAATATCATTACTATTGTCATGGCTTTTTACCACAGGAACCTGCATATTATAGCAGCACTTCTTCTGGCGCAAACAACTCAG TTGCTTGGATATGGATGGGCTGGCATATTCAGGAAATACCTAGTTGATTCACCTTACATGTGGTGGCCAACAAACTTGGTCCAGGTCTCTCTATTCAG GGCACTGCATGAAAAGGAAAAGCGAGCTAAAGGAGGGCATACTAGGCTACAATTCTTTCTCGCTGTTTTCGTTTTTAGCTTTGCTTACTATCTCATTCCAGCCTATCTTTTCCCTTCGATATCTGCTGTTTCTTTCGTTTGTCTGATATGGAAGAACTCGATCACTGCTCAACAGATCGGTTCAGGGCTTAAAGGCATGGGATGGGGATCATTTGGCCTTGATTGGTCTACTATTGCTGGCTTCTTAGGCAGTCCTCTAGCTACACCCTTCTTTGCCATTGCCAATATCTTAGGTGGATTTGCCTTGTTTCTTTGGGTTCTTGTTCCAATAGCTTACTATCTTAATCTGTTTGAAGCAAAACGATTTCCCATCTTTTCTAATAAAACTTTCGACTCCACTGGTCAAATCTACAACATTACCAGAGTTCTCAATCCTCAAACTTTTGAAATCGATCGCAACGCCTACAATAACTATAGCAAACTCTACCTCAGTGTCATGTTTGCCTTTGTATATGGGTTGAGCTTTGCTACTCTTACAGCTTCTATTTCTCACGTTGCGCTCTTTGATGGAAA AACGATTTGGAAAATGTGGAAGAAAACAGCTTCAAAAGATGGTAAGAATGGGGATGTACACACAAGGTTAATGAAGAAGAACTATAAAGCAGTCCCTCAATGGTGGTTCCAAGTAATCTTGATTGCGTCGATGGGTTTGGCACTCTTTGCTTGTGAAGGATTTGGCAAACAACTTCAACTCCCATGGTGGGGActtctgttttcttgttttattgCCTTCTTTTTCACATTACCGATCGGGATAATTCAAGCAACAACTAATGTG CAACCAGGGCTAAATGTGATCACGGAGTTGATAATAGGGTACTTGTACCCAGGGAGGCCTCTCGCTAATGTGACTTTCAAGACCTATGGTTACATCAGCATGACGCAAGCTCTTGGTTTCGTACAAGACTTCAAATTAGGCCACTATATGAAAATTCCTCCGAGATCAATGTTCATCGTTCAG ttagTGGGAACAATAGCCAGTTCATCAGTCTACTTTGGCACAGCATGGTGGCTTCTATCCAGTGTGAAGCATATCTGTGATCCAAGTCAACTACCTGAAGGTAGTCCATGGACATGCCCTGGTGACGATGTGTTCTACAATGCTTCAATCATATGGGGCGTCGTAGGTCCACTAAGAATGTTTGCAAACCTTGGTTTCTACCCGCAGATGAATTGGTTCTTCCTTGTTGGCCTGCTTGCTCCAGTTCCAGTATGGTGGCTCTCGCGCAAGTTTCCTGAGAAAAGATGGATCAGGCTGATTCATATGCCAATTATCCTGGGAGCTACCGGTGGCATGCCACCGGCAAGGGCTGTGCACTATATCATGTGGGGTGCCGTTGGAATTATCTTTAACTTCTACATTTACAGGAAGTACAAGGGATGGTGGGCTAAGCATAACTACATTTTATCAGCTGCACTAGATGCTGGCGTTGGTTTCATGGGAGTAGCCCTTTATGTCACCCTTCAGTCTAAGGATATCTTTGGTCCAGGCTGGTGGGGTCTGGAAGCCAGCGACCATTGTCCGTTGGCATCGTGCCCTACAGCGCCCGGAATCAAGGTCAAGGGATGCCCAgttttttga
- the LOC119985943 gene encoding oligopeptide transporter 5-like, with amino-acid sequence MASFVGDEVLESKLPEIHQSDVKKAVEEELNDCPIDEVRLTVPVTDDPSEPALTFRTCFLGMIACGLLAYLNQFFWYRTNPLTIGSATAQIIALPIGKLMARTLPKRDIRVPFTKWSFSLNPGPFNMKEHVLITIFAGCGANTAYAVHIITSVKAYYHRPLHPVAGMLLVQTTQLLGYGWAGLFRKYLVDSPYMWWPSNMVQVSLFRTLHEKDKRPKGGLTRLQFFLMVFICSFAYYIVPGYLFPSISFVSFVCLIWKDSITAQQIGSARNGMGLGSFGLDWSTVAFLGSPLATPLFAIFNVFAGFILFLWVLVPIVYYSNAFEAKRFPFFSSRTLDSTGKTYNVSRILTDDFDINIGAYNNYSKLYLPAMFAFIYGISFATLTATITHVALFHGKTIWKMWRKATSVAGQLGDVHTRLMKRNYEVVPEWWFQAVLVISLALALCACEGFGRQLQLPWWGLLFACAIAFFFTLPIGIIQATTNLQPGLNVITELIIGYIYPGRPLANVAFKTYGYMSMSQALLFTQDFKLGHYMKVPPKSMFIVQLVGTIVASSVSFGTAWWLLTTVENICNTSLLSPGSPWTCPGDEVFYNASIIWGVVGPRRMFTKLGVYPQMNWFFLVGFLAPIPGWFFSRKYPEKKWIRLINVPLILGGLGSMLPARAVHYLMWVAVGIFFNFYVYRWHRKWWARHTYILSAALDAGVAFMGVLLFLLLQNKNINGPEWWGLGDDHCPLATCPTAPGIKVKGCPVH; translated from the exons ATGGCAAGTTTTGTTGGTGATGAAGTGCTTGAATCCAAGCTTCCTGAGATTCACCAGTCTGATGTCAAGAAAGCTG TAGAAGAGGAATTGAATGATTGTCCAATCGATGAAGTGAGGCTCACCGTTCCAGTAACTGATGACCCTTCAGAACCTGCTTTAACGTTTAGAACATGTTTTCTTGGGATGATAGCTTGTGGCCTTCTTGCATATTTGAATCAATTCTTCTGGTATCGTACCAATCCGCTAACTATTGGTTCAGCTACAGCACAGATTATTGCTCTACCAATCGGAAAGCTGATGGCAAGAACTCTTCCCAAAAGGGACATCCGAGTACCATTCACGAAATGGTCCTTTTCACTGAATCCAGGGCCATTCAATATGAAAGAACATGTCTTGATCACAATATTCGCTGGCTGTGGAGCAAACACTGCCTATGCAGTGCATATTATAACAAGTGTTAAGGCTTACTACCACAGACCTTTACACCCAGTGGCAGGAATGCTACTGGTGCAAACTACTCAG TTGCTTGGATATGGATGGGCTGGTCTATTCAGGAAATACCTAGTGGATTCCCCGTACATGTGGTGGCCATCAAACATGGTCCAGGTCTCTCTATTCAG GACATTACATGAAAAGGACAAGAGACCTAAAGGAGGGCTTACTCGGTTACAATTCTTTCTTATGGTTTTCATTTGTAGCTTCGCTTATTACATCGTCCCTGGCTATCTTTTCCCTTCGATATCCTTCGTTTCATTCGTTTGTCTAATATGGAAGGACTCAATCACCGCTCAACAGATTGGTTCAGCGCGTAATGGCATGGGACTAGGATCATTTGGTCTCGACTGGTCTACTGTTGCTTTTTTGGGCTCTCCTTTAGCCACACCCTTGTTTGCCATTTTCAATGTCTTTGCTGggtttatcttgtttctttggGTTCTCGTTCCCATCGTTTATTATTCCAATGCGTTTGAAGCTAAAcgatttcctttcttttctagtAGAACTTTAGACTCCACTGGTAAGACCTACAATGTTTCCAGAATTCTCACTGATGATTTTGATATTAATATTGGTGCCTATAATAACTATAGCAAACTCTACCTCCCCGCCATGTTTGCCTTCATATATGGGATTAGTTTTGCTACTCTTACGGCCACTATTACACATGTTGCGCTCTTTCATGGAAA AACAATTTGGAAAATGTGGAGGAAAGCAACATCAGTGGCAGGCCAACTTGGTGATGTACACACAAGGCTAATGAAGAGAAACTACGAAGTAGTTCCCGAATGGTGGTTTCAGGCTGTCTTGGTTATTTCACTTGCGCTTGCATTATGTGCTTGTGAAGGATTCGGGCGGCAACTTCAGCTCCCATGGTGGGGACTTTTATTTGCTTGTGCCATCGCCTTCTTTTTTACATTACCAATTGGGATCATTCAAGCCACGACGAACTTG CAACCGGGGTTAAACGTCATCACAGAGTTGATTATTGGGTACATATACCCGGGGAGGCCtcttgctaatgtagctttcaaGACCTATGGTTATATGAGCATGTCACAAGCCCTCCTTTTCACCCAAGACTTTAAATTAGGCCACTACATGAAAGTTCCTCCGAAATCAATGTTCATCGTTCAG TTAGTTGGAACAATCGTAGCTTCATCAGTTTCCTTTGGCACAGCATGGTGGCTTCTTACTACTGTTGAAAATATCTGTAATACAAGTCTGCTATCACCTGGTAGTCCATGGACTTGCCCTGGTGACGAAGTTTTCTACAACGCTTCTATCATATGGGGAGTCGTAGGTCCACGAAGAATGTTCACAAAACTTGGTGTGTACCCACAGATGAATTGGTTCTTCCTCGTTGGCTTCCTTGCTCCGATTCCAGGATGGTTCTTCTCACGCAAATACCCTGAGAAAAAATGGATCAGGTTGATCAACGTGCCACTTATTTTAGGAGGATTAGGGTCCATGCTACCAGCTAGAGCTGTGCATTATCTCATGTGGGTTGCTGTTGGAATTTTTTTCAACTTCTATGTTTATAGATGGCACAGGAAATGGTGGGCAAGGCATACCTACATTTTATCTGCTGCTTTGGATGCTGGTGTCGCTTTTATGGGAGTACTACTTTTTCTGCTCCTTCAGAATAAGAACATCAATGGTCCAGAATGGTGGGGTTTAGGTGATGATCATTGTCCATTAGCAACTTGTCCTACAGCACCAGGGATTAAGGTTAAGGGATGCCCAGTTCATTGA